One window of Acidobacteriota bacterium genomic DNA carries:
- a CDS encoding MFS transporter, whose translation MTRELPFAHTSTTFEALPDPTRWKSLAVLSAIMFSLSLDGFLTYVAIPSMQEELMAKSAQMQLIVASYQIATASFLITGGRIGDLFGRKRMFIVGTLGYAVCWGMCCLLHNIYLIIGLFVIQGLAGALISPQVLSILSVSFNLKERNKAFGFYNAALGSGALLGLFIGGAIVQWFGWRAIFLVSVPIYILAASFAPKFLRESRSYFGTSLDLLGVGILALGLAFMVGSLVVGREAGWPPIAILCLVGSILIIGLFLRYEHLKASAQDSSPLIPEGLLTNRTYVIGLIVALLYATTQSSFYFTFVIFIQVGLKFKPLWVALTLTPMALGFISGSIFASQLTKRFGQKTLTIGIILMGLGPLIAYLTLLTNSENINFFALSIALMIQGAGMGLITTPLYNMILAKVRRAIAGAATGILTTVQQIGGALGIAIVGVIFFGILGQRQAMPNVSQSQAYTAAFMGSLWYYLGVCIVIFVLLQFLPRQSTGNTGPLKSPIGKLPGLD comes from the coding sequence ATGACCCGCGAACTCCCTTTTGCCCACACGAGCACCACCTTTGAAGCCCTCCCTGACCCAACCCGATGGAAAAGCCTGGCAGTTTTGTCAGCCATTATGTTTTCCCTCTCACTCGATGGCTTTCTGACCTATGTTGCCATTCCTTCAATGCAAGAGGAACTGATGGCGAAATCAGCCCAAATGCAATTGATTGTGGCTTCGTACCAGATTGCCACCGCCAGTTTTTTGATCACTGGCGGACGGATTGGGGACCTCTTCGGACGCAAACGCATGTTTATCGTTGGAACACTCGGGTATGCCGTTTGTTGGGGAATGTGTTGCCTGCTGCACAATATTTATTTGATCATTGGCTTATTTGTAATACAAGGTTTGGCTGGGGCACTCATTTCACCCCAAGTTCTGTCAATCCTTTCAGTGAGTTTTAACCTCAAAGAACGCAATAAAGCATTTGGATTTTACAATGCAGCGCTTGGCTCAGGAGCACTCCTGGGGCTTTTCATCGGCGGTGCGATTGTCCAATGGTTTGGATGGCGAGCTATTTTTCTCGTGAGCGTGCCTATTTACATCCTGGCAGCCAGCTTTGCTCCAAAATTTTTGCGTGAGTCACGTTCTTACTTTGGCACGTCCCTTGACTTGCTTGGAGTAGGAATTCTGGCGCTGGGGCTTGCCTTTATGGTTGGCTCACTTGTGGTTGGACGCGAAGCTGGCTGGCCACCAATCGCCATCCTCTGCCTGGTTGGATCAATCCTCATCATTGGGCTTTTTTTGCGCTATGAACATCTCAAAGCCAGTGCTCAAGATAGCTCTCCACTGATTCCAGAAGGGCTTCTCACAAATCGAACCTATGTCATCGGATTGATCGTGGCACTCCTTTACGCAACAACCCAAAGCTCGTTTTACTTCACGTTTGTGATTTTCATTCAGGTTGGACTTAAATTTAAACCCCTCTGGGTAGCATTAACCCTCACTCCAATGGCATTAGGATTTATTTCAGGGTCGATTTTTGCCTCTCAACTCACCAAACGATTTGGCCAGAAAACCCTGACCATTGGAATCATTCTTATGGGGTTGGGTCCACTAATTGCCTATCTAACGCTCTTGACCAACAGTGAAAATATCAATTTTTTTGCCCTTTCCATTGCCCTGATGATCCAGGGAGCCGGGATGGGACTCATTACCACACCACTCTATAATATGATTCTCGCCAAAGTTAGACGGGCAATTGCTGGAGCGGCAACAGGGATATTGACTACGGTGCAACAAATTGGCGGAGCACTTGGAATTGCCATTGTCGGGGTGATTTTTTTCGGCATCCTGGGTCAGCGTCAGGCCATGCCCAATGTCAGCCAATCCCAGGCGTATACGGCAGCCTTTATGGGTTCACTCTGGTATTACCTGGGTGTGTGCATCGTGATCTTTGTTCTGCTCCAGTTTCTCCCTCGCCAAAGTACCGGGAACACCGGCCCCTTGAAGTCTCCAATCGGGAAACTCCCCGGCCTCGATTAG
- a CDS encoding Uma2 family endonuclease: protein MLTLPHKATIDDLIQVPNHAKAELVNGEIVSMPPTGGDPGRTAGDIYSSLRQYERQSGTGFAYPDNVGFRVNLPNRASFSPDAAFHTGPRTGMKFLEGAPVFAVEVRSENDYGPEAELQMAEKRRDYFAAGTVVVWDVDLLSESIVKVYRSTDPDAPTIYRRGEIAEAEPAVPGWTIPVDDLFT, encoded by the coding sequence ATGCTCACACTTCCTCACAAAGCCACAATTGATGATTTGATACAGGTTCCCAATCACGCCAAAGCGGAACTCGTCAACGGAGAAATTGTGTCTATGCCTCCCACAGGTGGAGATCCAGGTCGAACTGCCGGCGATATTTATTCCAGTTTGCGTCAGTATGAACGCCAATCAGGCACCGGCTTTGCCTACCCGGACAACGTCGGATTTCGGGTCAACCTCCCAAACCGCGCTTCCTTTAGCCCGGACGCCGCCTTTCACACCGGCCCGCGGACTGGAATGAAATTCCTTGAAGGCGCTCCCGTGTTTGCGGTTGAGGTGCGAAGTGAAAATGACTACGGCCCGGAAGCTGAACTCCAAATGGCGGAAAAACGGCGCGACTACTTTGCGGCGGGAACAGTGGTCGTTTGGGATGTTGATCTGTTAAGTGAATCAATCGTCAAGGTTTATCGGTCAACTGATCCTGATGCTCCAACCATTTACCGCCGGGGCGAAATCGCCGAAGCTGAACCCGCTGTTCCTGGTTGGACCATACCGGTGGATGATTTGTTTACGTGA
- a CDS encoding TonB-dependent receptor gives MSTNNLLRNTVFLGLLSLLSVVAISLNTPISTVKAQSGSTTGMIVGRVKDIGGAVIAGAPVKARQIETNLERTADADEDGNYQFLQLPPGNYEVLVELEGFAPKKERVLINIGTSALVQMTLVPEGAVETVNVEAAVSFEQGKTESSAINGSDRIDNLPINRRNFLDFAVTAPRVTVDRLPVQGVAATSGLSFNGQSSRQNNVTIDGLDNNDSNVGTVRSTFSQEAVREFQVVSDSYSAEFGRALGGVVNIVTKGGTNDHHGTTFFFVRNDAVSARNAFAEENPPYKQYQFGATVGGPIKKDKLFYFASFERLSVKQNNIITIPENIVQSARRIGFSYVDNGAQPFALGNTSVLARTDMQVNANNLLTLRYNYGGTFDGNFEPVGALTDRSNSGTQRLNDNQFAASNTYINANLNMVNETRFLYSHRSQDVLTDTVSPRVSINSGDVGRIVFGPPIFLNQPRRVNIFQIVDNVSLSRGNHQLKFGVDFLRIMAKNRLPSREQGSITFNDLDLRFIGLPGDGFFSALEAFDPSLRSADQKTFLSALAPLVPLFANSPNFPDNLDLANLPLPTFYAQGFISQKPLEVTQNFFSTFIQDDIKLRDNLMLKLGLRYDRFTTQFLDGNKGDLSPRVALSYNPSKFPKLSLYATYGLFFATPNIGPIFAAFPKGRTTSFQLLPETILTFQRPTRNFPASDQIPENVGFTRQFGLEDEVQQNLQTSYTQQTSLGFNYFLTPKTILNISYNYTRGIRLFGTRDVNPVVRPEPILAQSYLNGRVDTARGAVLYYESAFDSYFHGLSSSINRRFANNFGFQASYTFSKTIDNSSDYVGGVQEIENVFNLRSERGLSLQDVRHRFLFSGSWDLNYTQNKFLKNFSLSTIIALNSGRPFNLQAGADLDSNDVLYDRPQVVGPDGVSRPIGRNVGVSPNFSNVDVRLTRNFSIKERYSVSVIAEVFNLFNRVNIDQFNRIFQRDADGNFNLPPQENGRYTVTRNRYLSSFAPRLFQFGVRLTF, from the coding sequence ATGTCGACCAACAATCTATTACGGAATACTGTTTTTTTGGGCTTGTTGAGCCTCTTGAGTGTAGTTGCCATCAGCTTGAATACTCCGATTTCAACAGTGAAAGCCCAAAGCGGCTCAACCACTGGCATGATTGTTGGGCGGGTGAAAGACATTGGCGGTGCGGTGATTGCCGGTGCCCCAGTCAAAGCCAGACAAATTGAAACCAATCTGGAACGGACTGCTGACGCCGATGAAGACGGCAACTATCAATTTTTGCAATTGCCGCCTGGAAATTATGAAGTTCTGGTGGAACTCGAAGGCTTTGCACCGAAAAAAGAACGGGTACTGATCAATATCGGTACTTCAGCGCTGGTTCAAATGACACTGGTGCCTGAAGGCGCCGTCGAAACCGTCAACGTTGAGGCCGCAGTTTCCTTTGAACAAGGCAAGACCGAAAGCAGCGCCATCAATGGGTCGGACCGGATTGACAATCTGCCTATCAACCGCCGGAACTTCCTGGATTTTGCCGTTACGGCCCCACGGGTGACGGTTGACCGGCTACCGGTTCAAGGGGTGGCCGCAACTTCCGGATTATCGTTTAATGGCCAGTCAAGCCGCCAAAACAACGTCACCATTGATGGATTGGACAACAACGACAGTAACGTTGGCACCGTCCGGTCAACATTTAGTCAGGAAGCCGTGCGCGAATTTCAGGTGGTCTCAGATAGCTATTCGGCTGAATTTGGCCGCGCCCTGGGCGGGGTGGTCAACATCGTGACCAAAGGTGGGACAAACGATCACCACGGAACGACCTTTTTCTTTGTCCGCAACGATGCCGTCAGTGCCCGCAATGCCTTTGCCGAGGAAAATCCGCCGTATAAACAATACCAGTTTGGCGCGACAGTCGGCGGTCCGATCAAAAAAGATAAACTCTTTTATTTCGCTTCATTTGAGCGTCTTTCAGTGAAACAAAACAACATTATCACCATTCCTGAAAATATTGTTCAATCAGCCCGCCGAATCGGGTTTTCCTATGTTGATAATGGGGCCCAACCGTTTGCACTCGGAAACACCTCTGTCCTGGCAAGAACCGACATGCAGGTCAATGCCAACAACCTGCTTACCCTGCGCTACAATTATGGTGGAACTTTCGACGGTAACTTTGAGCCGGTTGGGGCGTTAACCGACCGATCCAACTCGGGGACACAGCGGCTCAATGATAATCAGTTTGCCGCCAGCAATACCTATATCAACGCCAATCTGAACATGGTGAATGAAACCAGGTTCCTGTATAGCCATCGGTCTCAGGATGTGCTGACTGATACGGTGAGTCCCCGGGTGTCAATCAATAGCGGCGATGTAGGTCGCATCGTCTTCGGACCACCGATCTTTCTCAACCAGCCACGACGGGTCAACATTTTCCAGATTGTGGATAACGTCTCGCTTTCACGAGGCAACCACCAGCTTAAATTCGGGGTTGATTTCCTGCGGATTATGGCGAAAAACCGCCTTCCCAGCCGTGAACAGGGTTCAATTACGTTTAATGACCTGGATTTGCGATTTATTGGCTTGCCAGGAGATGGTTTTTTTAGTGCGCTTGAGGCGTTTGATCCCAGCTTGCGGTCAGCGGATCAAAAGACATTTTTGAGCGCCCTGGCACCACTGGTACCCTTGTTTGCCAATTCTCCAAATTTCCCAGACAACCTGGACCTGGCCAACCTGCCGCTTCCGACCTTTTATGCCCAGGGATTCATTTCCCAAAAACCACTAGAGGTGACTCAAAACTTCTTTTCCACCTTTATTCAAGATGACATCAAATTGCGTGATAACCTGATGCTCAAGCTGGGCCTGCGCTATGACCGGTTCACCACGCAGTTTTTGGATGGCAATAAAGGCGACCTCAGTCCACGCGTGGCACTGTCATATAACCCAAGTAAATTTCCTAAACTTTCGCTGTACGCCACGTATGGGTTGTTTTTCGCAACCCCAAATATCGGACCGATCTTTGCCGCCTTTCCCAAAGGTCGCACCACCTCATTCCAACTGCTGCCCGAAACGATCCTGACCTTCCAGCGCCCAACGCGTAACTTCCCAGCTTCAGACCAGATTCCTGAAAACGTAGGGTTTACCCGCCAATTTGGGTTGGAGGACGAAGTTCAACAAAATCTACAAACCAGCTACACTCAACAAACAAGTTTGGGTTTTAACTATTTCCTGACTCCAAAGACAATTCTGAATATATCGTACAACTACACACGCGGCATTCGGCTCTTTGGCACGCGTGATGTAAATCCAGTGGTTCGACCGGAACCAATTTTGGCCCAGAGTTATCTCAATGGCCGGGTTGATACCGCCCGTGGGGCAGTTCTGTATTACGAATCAGCCTTTGATAGCTATTTCCATGGCCTGTCAAGTTCGATCAATCGCCGGTTTGCCAATAATTTTGGCTTTCAGGCCAGCTACACGTTTTCGAAAACGATTGATAACTCGTCAGACTATGTGGGTGGCGTTCAGGAAATCGAGAATGTCTTTAACCTGCGCAGCGAACGCGGATTATCACTTCAGGATGTCCGCCACCGGTTTTTGTTCTCAGGGTCGTGGGATTTAAACTATACCCAGAACAAATTCTTGAAAAACTTTTCGCTCTCAACCATTATCGCACTCAATTCCGGTCGTCCATTTAACCTCCAGGCTGGTGCCGATCTGGATTCAAACGACGTGCTCTATGATCGCCCGCAAGTGGTTGGCCCAGATGGTGTTTCCCGCCCAATTGGGCGAAATGTCGGTGTTTCGCCCAATTTTTCTAATGTTGATGTCCGGTTGACCCGGAACTTCTCGATCAAAGAACGCTATTCGGTTTCAGTCATTGCTGAGGTGTTTAATCTTTTCAACCGGGTCAATATTGATCAATTCAATCGCATTTTCCAACGGGACGCCGACGGGAATTTTAATCTTCCACCACAAGAAAACGGTCGCTATACCGTCACCCGGAATCGATATTTGAGTTCGTTTGCACCACGGCTCTTCCAATTTGGTGTTCGGCTTACCTTTTAA
- a CDS encoding nucleotidyltransferase domain-containing protein has protein sequence MEQIERQIHLLCHQIAEKFHPEQIILFGSHAYGHPTPESDIDLLVVMPFEGRHTQQAIQILNYLNILLPMDVIVRTPQQVQERLAIGDPFMQEIVQRGQIMYETNHA, from the coding sequence ATGGAACAAATTGAGCGCCAAATCCATTTACTTTGTCACCAAATCGCTGAAAAATTTCATCCAGAACAAATCATTCTCTTTGGATCACACGCTTATGGGCATCCAACCCCTGAATCGGATATTGACTTGCTCGTAGTGATGCCGTTTGAGGGAAGGCATACTCAGCAGGCAATTCAAATTTTGAATTATCTCAATATTCTGCTTCCCATGGATGTTATCGTCCGAACACCACAACAAGTTCAAGAACGACTGGCCATTGGTGATCCATTTATGCAGGAAATTGTTCAACGTGGACAAATAATGTATGAAACCAATCACGCTTGA